CACTCAGACCGGCAGCTTTTATCCTTTTCTCGCTTCATTGTTTGGGGCCATCAGTTCCTTAATCTATGGCTGTGTCGCAGCCTCTGCCACTTGCTTCAACGCTGTCCAGGAAAGGGTAGTGGCGGCAGGACAGATTTTTCGCTCTGCTTTCTTTTACATGATGCTCTTGGCAGTACTGCAAGGCTTGCTATTCCTCTAGGGAATGAAAAAGGCTGTCCGAAATCAGCACGCGCGTACTGATTTCGGACAGCCTCGTTTGAATAAAATCCAACAAGATGTTTTACGTTGTCACTGTAATGGGACCATCAATTCCTAAATTTATGCCAGTGCTACGGCCTGTGCACTCTCAGGACGATACATGGAATGTATGAATGGGTTAAAACCAGCCCGGTGGTTATTATTGGTGGTGGAGCTCTGTATGGGATGACAACAGTAATGAAGGTCAATTCAACAAGGAGTGAGTATGATGAAAACTGAGACAGGAACAATCCCCGCCCCGTTAAGATTAATTCCATTATTATTAGTGATGTCTTTGCTCTTGACGGCTTGTTCGTCCGTGCCTTCATCTGTTCCTTCCCCCGCACCTGAGTTGTATGATTCCGAAACAGCGATTAAAAACGAGGATGTCTATGCGCATCAGCAGGATTTCTATACGAACCAGATTTTAAACGGTAAAACGGAGATTACGCCGGAGCTTAGGCTGTTCTTTCAAGACTATTTTTCCAAGAACGGCAATGAGCTGAGACTTCTGCCGGAATTTGCCTTCGGTAAAGCGCCGGCTTGGGACGATCTTTCCCAGTATATTATTTTCAATGCCGGTGAGGACTTTGTGGACGGTTCCATCAGCGAAGAAAAATTTGACCGTCAGATAACGAGATTCTTCTGGCCGGTAATCTACACGCAAAAAGATGGAACAGGCCTTATTTATGAGAATGGGAAATATACCATCAGATATGGTTCTGATGCGCACGGTTGGGCAATTTATGAATTGACCGGACTGAAAAATAAGGGCAAGACCGAAAGAGGGCCGGATAAATGGGAGGCGACGATTCGGGGCTACTTTTTTCATGAACTGGACAGTGACCCTGCCGAAGAAGGTCATTCGGAAAACGGCAAAACAGTCTGGGCAGCAATGAAAAAAGAAGAAAACAAGGGGCTTACCTTCTGGCAGGTGCAAGACAGCCTGGTATTGAAAAATCCGGGCTCAATACTTGAATTGGGCTGCGAATGGACGATTGAGTTTGCGGTAAACGACCCGGAAGGAGACATTCACTTCACCTATATGTCCTGCAGCAGGAGCCCTAAAGACGAGCAAGCGCCGCCTCAGCAGGCGCTGTCCGACATCTATTTGTTTCAGCAGTATCCCAGCGGTTACGAGTTTATCAAAACTGTCTGCGATCTGCGTGGCGAAGCGGCAATCACTAACGAACTGAGAGAAAAATTTAATCTCTTTGCCAGGGATCATCGCTGGTGCTATATGCCGGATATGGATGGGTATGAATCATTTTTTTGATACAGGACGCAGTTATGCCAACTCTCTTGGCTATTCCAACTTTGCCGACGCGGTTTTCTATGCGCTGAGCTATCTGCGCTTTCCGGAAAAAGTCAGCGCGCAGACGGTTCAAAGTACCATAGCGGCCTTATTTGTGGCCAAAGACGGCGTACACCAGCCCATGCCGCATCAGGCTTATGGGAAAACAGCGAACTATGCGGGCGGTTATTACTCCCCCTGGCCGGAAGGGACGCCGGATTTCGACAGGATGTTTTTCCTGCTTACCGGTCTGAAGGTTGAAGAGCAGGAGTCCGGTGAGGTCTATATCACGGTCCGGGCGACAGAGTACTACTTTGCACATCCATCATATATACCTGGTGAAAACGAAAAGTGGCTGGCGGAAAAAGCAAAAGAGCTGGACCTTTCCGATTTGGAAGCAGCAGCCAAGCTCATTGCTGAAAACAAGGTGGATGGCATTAAAGGTGCAAAGGAATACGAAACAACCTTGGTTTATATGATGAAAAATACAGTTCCTGTTGATTATGCACCGCGCGTAGTTTTCAGCCGAAGCCGCAGTATCGAATGATTGTTCGTGGAAGGTCTCCCCAAATCAGAATGAGGAACATTACGGCAACCAGCGAATACTATCTCTATGCAGCTCCCTCATATAAATCTTATTAGCCTTGGTGGATTCAGGATGATTATGCGGGAATGACAAACGTTTTTTGCCAAACTAAGCTCTCGTAAAATGTACATAATAATGCTATAATGATGTACATGAAAGGAGGCGTCAGCCATGCCCCAAATAAGACCGATAACTGATCTAAGGAACACAAATGATATCTCTGACCTGTGTCATGCAAAGAAGGAGCCGATATTCATAACAAAAAACGGCTATGGCGATTTAGTTATTATGAGCATCGAGACGTTTGACGCTATGCTGGAAGGTCGTGAGCTCGACACGGCTATCGCGGAAGCCGAAGCCGAGTATACTTCCGACCACCAGCTTGTTGATGCAAGAGAAGCTCTATCGAAATTAAAGAGGAAACATTTTGGAAAATAAATACGCCGTAAAATTACTGCCTCGTGTCTACCGCGATTTGGACGGCATATATGCTTATATTGCTGAAACGCTGACAGAGCCGGTTATCGCTTTAAAATTGTTGGATTCCTTGGAAGAAGCCATTTTCAGCCTAGAGAGCATACCTCAAAGAGGAGTGTTGAGAAAAACGGGTGCTTATGCCGACAGGGGATATCGCCAGATTTTTGTGGGTAATTTTACAGTTTTATACCGCATTGAGGAAACAAAGAAGCATGTCCTTATCGTTACAGTGCGATATTCGAGAAGCCAATTCTAAACAGCTTTGAGTTGAAGCATTATGACCATCTTAATGATTGATAAAAACAGTGCAAAAGCTCAGTGTTCCTTTATTATTTAGAGTCAAATTCACCAGGAGGGTTAATCCTCAGGATATTCAGCTGCTGCCGCCAAACGGGCGGCCCCCAGCAAAGGAGTCCTTTCATTAAGAATCACATAAATAGGAACCTGGGACAAAAGCTCTCAACATTTTAACCGTTATACTCGGTTGTTGGCCACAGCTTTCAAGAAAAGCTGTGGCCAACAACGGTAATATAGAGTTTTCATAACGAATCATAATTTCAAATCATATAATTGGAGTGTACCGTCTTTTAGCAAGCTAAAGGATTATGCAAAGTTAGTGATGACGAAAAACAACTGGTTTGTGACATAAGGATTAACCTGATAATTATAAATTCTCAGAAGGTAGAGTTGGATAACTTTCTCAGACAAGAGATAAGAACTAATGTATTTCGAGATTAAAATAATTACCACATATCTGAAAACTAGAATTCATCAAGACCTGCCCTGGGATGAGAAAAGAGAAATCATCCGCATGCCTTATAGCCAATGGGCTTAACAGCCAATTCCATGAGTGCGGGGCAGCGAACCGCAGACGGGAGACGGTGGTTCCCTAGGGTTATGGCATTGGAGTGAATAGCTCGAATGCCCTTTTACTTAATATACTCCCATTATGAACATAATTATCCAGAAGTGATTAAACATCGGAAGATTTACTTACGATAATATTTATACAGAGGATCATTTAAAAATATATACAGGAGTGAGGTCTATGAGAGTTAGCATGGACTATAATCCATTGTTGTACTCAAGAACCAATATAAATCTGAGTGCAAACCAAAAGGCTGATGTTTTCTTTAGCCTTCTGGAATCCGCCCCAGAACAAAAAGAGCATGTGGCTACCGACATTTGGGAAGAGTTATCCAAAAGCTATAATATAAGAAATGCATCTTTCAGGGAGATTCAAGAGATATCCGCTAAACTCTATAAAGCAGGGCAAATATCCTTATTTGATCACGGAATGCTAACCTTCGAACCTATGTTGGCTCCGTCTGGAGCCATGAAAGTTAATATACATATGACCCCATTTAATGCAGAGGGTAGGAAAGATTGGATTGCAGAATATGAGCAGCGAGCTCAAAGCGATCTGAAAACCGGCAACTCTATGGGCTATGTTCAAAATCAGAAGGTTGTTGAAATTCTTAGGCATCTTTTTTAATGATTCAGATGAATAACTGTTAAATTATTTTGAAAATGTATTTGAAAGGTGACAATATCTTGAAAGAATATCGTCACTCCATATGAAAATAAATGACTTAACCTCTGCAAGAGTAATCTCTAATAATCGTCTGCAAAGCAATTCTCAGCAATATGAAACATTAAAAATAAATAAAATCTCAAATCAGCCTCCAAAATGGGAGCAACTTCTATCAACCGATCTGCCAAATGTAGCAGATCCAAATACTAATAGTATTAATATTAAGAGGGTGAGATGAAAAATATTGGAACAGTGGATGGTATCCCATTAAATATATTCTTTGACTCTTATGGGATGAATACGAATTTCTCTACCGCTATCCACCGTGATGATCCTGTTAATTCGGATAGAAATAGATTTGCGTTTTTATTACTTGACAAATATACGACAGCACAACGGGCTAAAGCGGATTCACTTAGCGGTCGTTTTCAAATGCTCTACTCGGTTGCTAAGGGTGATATTTCTGTTAAGCAATATAATGAAACAGATTTGGGAAGTGGAGCTGTATCGACAGCTGAATTTTTAACGTCACTAGGAATTGATGTTTCGAAACCATTTTCGTTTAATAACAAAAGTTTTGTGTTGGATAGTAAGGGCAGTCTTCATGCCTTATTACAAAGTAGTCAGCTAAGCCTTCAATAAAATTGAATTGTCAACATGATCGGTTTAATTGAGGCGATTGACACCGGTGTTTGAGAATTACCGTCCTCTTTATCTGCGATATTGTTCTGGCCATTGACCCTACCCAACCTTTCGGACCCTATTCCGCTGGCGAAACAGCTCAAGCAAATAATCCGCAGCAGTTTCCGCAGTGCGCCGGGGCAGTTTCGCGGCCGCATGACTCATTACCTTGATTTCCTCCGGATTTTCCAGAAGATGAGTCAGAATTTGCAGGAGCTCCCCCTCAGTAGCGGCAATTTTTCCTGTTCCAACCCTTCTTAAAAACTCTGAGTTTGCTTTTTCCTGACCGGGGATAGGCTTGTAAATCACCATGGGCAGCTGCTTGGTCAACGCTTCCGACACGGTCAGGCCCCCCGCTTTGGTTATCATAAGATCGGAAACTGTCATCAATTCTTCTACATTCTCCACAAATTCGAAGAGCAGCACTCTGTTTTCTGCTTTTCGGACCAGCGGTTCCAGGGTACTGTATAGTCGTTTATCCCTGCCGCAAACGATCAGCAGCTGGACAGGAAGTTTGTTTTGCATGATCAACCGGCAGATGCCTGCGGCGTTATCCAGAACCCCATACGCTCCTCCCATGACCAGTATAGTGGGCTGATCCGGATCGAGCCCGAATTTTCCGGCCAGCTCTTCCCGGTCCAGTTTGATTTCAAATTTGGGACTGACCGGTATTCCAGTAACCTTAAGGCACCCCGGATCGATGCCCCGTTGAGCCAATCCATCCGCAACCTCTTGTGAGCCCACCAGGTACAAGTCTACACCTTGATGAACCCATTGGTTGTGAATGGCATAATCGGTTACCACGGCAGCCAGGGGAACGGTTAGGAGCCGTTTTTCTTTCAACTGAGCCAAAACGCCGGCTATGGTCGGATAAGTGCAGACAATAAGATCCGGCTGCACAGAATGGATATAGCTGATAAACTCCTGGCGCCCCAAACCATTTAAGAAACGCTGGAACAAGGAATCCGACGGGATATCCGATGTCCTGTAATAGAATTCCCCCCAAAGCTTGGGAGTATATTTGATCATATCAATGTAGGCGGTTTTAATCACCAAATGAAAGGCTTTATTCAAAAATGCTCCGAAATCGGCGTGATAGATCTCAGTGTTGGGCCTTTTAGCCCAGATTGCCTCAATAACCGCCTCAGCAGCCCTGATATGGCCTGCACCAAAGGCAGCGGAAATGACTAACACCCGTGAATTGCTCATATTGCTCAACCTCCTGCAATGAAATTAAAGTGGCAGCCATTTCTGTAAAAGATCTCCTTTGCTGAGTCTTAGCAGCTTGGAATAGTTACGATTAACCGACTTTGAGGGATTTTCGGTTAAGCAGATAGCTAACGCTCCAGAAAATAAGAATTGCTGCTCCGCCGATCACCAGCCAAATCCACATCTTGGCTGTAATCCCCAGATAGACTAAAGCAGTTCCCACATAATAGGGAATGATGGATAAAGCAGCTGTCCAGAAGTAGGGCCACAATTTAATCGACGGAATCATTCCGGCAGCGTAATTGACGATGAAGGCCGGGAGCGGCAGCAGCCGGGCTATAAACAAACCCCAGGTTCCTTTATCGTTAACCCAGCTATCCACCAGCTTAAACCGCTCCGGAGTCAGAAGCTTTTTAAAAAAGAGCTGCCCGTAATGCCTGGCTGCAAAAAAGATAACCAAGGTACTCAGATTGCATCCCAGCCAGGCCAGAAATGTTCCAAGGTATATGCCATAGATCTTCAGGAAGACTACAACCAGGCCTTCCGAAGGGATGGGGGTCAGGCAGAAAACAGCCATGAGCATAACGGCGAGCAGCATTCCCGCCGCTCCTAAATTCTGGATGACAGCCGAAAGCTCAGAACTCCGGTCAAAATAAAGGAAAGCCACAAGTAAAGTCAGAAAAACCCCGGTAATCAGGAAAGCGGCGCCGGAACCTTTAGTTTGCAGGTTTTTTACATTTAAGAGCTTATTCTGCATCATCAGCCTCCCGCTGTTTTAATCACTTACACTATATTAATATGGCTCGTTCCGCTTTCTTAATTCTTATTAAACTGGTTTGGATCAATATGTTAATCTTCTGCTGTTTGTAAAACGAAAAAGTGAAGTAAAAAGTTTCATTTCCACATTAATACAATATCATGGCCCAAACATTTTGTATCCCTTGTATCATTAATTAAAAGTAAAGTGAGGGTAAAAAAATAATGCCAACCTCTGTTTTCTCAGGTGGGCTGGCGCTTGTGGATTTAAGTCCGGATGCGCAATTTACTGGCCATGATGGCCGTGAATATTTCGGCGTATGAGCGCCACGGGGTGTGCTACCCATGTCAAGTTTATATTTGGGGTCTGTAAATGGCTTGAAAATCATTGCCCAGTAGGCAGAAATATCACTAATTTGCTAATAGGACATTTTATAACGGCTACGTCAGCCATGAAGACAGAATTATCTTCGGTTTCTTTACTCGATTTACTGAATGAACTACGGGAAATTTTACCCCAGTTACAGCCCCCTTGGGAATATGTGACAAAGGATGGCTGATCAGGAACGATCATAAAATTGACGTGACCCTGTTTTAATGTTAATATAAATACATACCAAATGGTCGGTTTAAAAAAGGAGATACATTCATGAATGACACAAGAGAACATATTTTGAAAGTTGCATTTAATCTTTTTTTAGTCAAGAGCTATAAGGAAGTAACCATGGCTGAGCTAGTAGAAAAAACAGGAATGTCAAAAGGCGCTTTTTATTATTATTTTAAAAGTAAAGAGCAATTATTTCTGGAAGCAATTAAAAGCTGTATGTCTTCCATAACACCTGATTTTAGTATATTCGACAAGAATTCTCTATATGAGTTTTATCACCAGTATGTAGTTTATCAAAATAGAATACTCAATTCGCTTCAATTATATGGAGATGATCTGGACCGTGGTTTAACTGTGAACTATTACTCACTTGTTTTTGATGCTTTGAAGGTTTTTCCAAGCTTCCGGGAAAGATTGCTTGAACACGAACAAGATGAACTGAAAGCATGGAAAGAGGTTATCTCTACAGCTAAAAAAAACGGAGAGATCAGGTCATTCATGAATGATGAACAAATTGCTAAGGTATTTATCTATACAAATGATGGAATTGCACTCCGTATTAGTTTAATGAAAAACCGCAGTGAGGATGTCAGTGATATCAGTGATACCTTGCTAGAGTTATGGGATAGTTTTTATATGGAACTAAAAGGGTAAATTTTTTTCCGTTAAACATACCGAACGGTCGGTTTTATTTGAATTTATTTTAACTTATTACAAATGTGAATAAGGGGGCAAGTAATATGAAGAATTGTGTATCGCGGATGATATAGGCATCATTAGGATAGGTACGCCACTGCGACTCCGATAGGGCATTTTTAAAGGACTGCGTACGCACTTATAGTCATGTGGGTGAACGAACCGACCTTGGAGGATATTCGCTCTCAGATAAAAATAGGTGACCTATTAAAGAAGTACAAATGAAGTATATGAGGGGGATTTATCGTGTTAGAAAAAATCGGTTTAGCTATCAGGGGCTTTAAAATTACGAAGAAGAAAGTTCTGGCAAGTGTTATTGTACTTATTTTGGCTGGTACAGGAGTAAGAAGTTTCATGGGAAAAACGGAGAATACCATTGCCGAAACTGCTCCAAATATAGTTTATGTCAAAGCCACTGTGGCCGAGAATGTTATTGAGCAAGCAATCATTTCGTATAAGGCATCATTAGAAGCCTCTGAAGAGGGTATTGTAAGTGGCAAGGTCAGTGGTAAGGTAGTTCAAGTGATGTTTGAAAATGGTCAATATGTAACCGAAGGAGACCCGCTAATCAAATTAGATGATCAGGAAATCAGAAACAACATAGCTTCTTCTCAGGCTCAGCTGAAAGCTTCAGAAAATCAATTAGTGTCTTCACAAACCGGGTTGCAGAAAATGCAACTGACCGTAGAAAATGCAGTCCGTACCTATGATCGAACAAAAGAACTTTTTGACGGGGGAGCCGTTTCCAAGGTTGAACTGGAAAGTGCGGAAACAATGTTAAGTAACGCCAAAATTGATCTGGAAACAGAAAAAGCCAATATTGAAACAGCCAAAGCTAATCTTACTACTGCCCAGATCGATTTGAATAATCTTACTGATTCACTGGCGAATACGACAATCACTGCTCCTATTACGGGTGTTTTAGATGAGAAAAGCGTGAGTTTGGGACAATATGCCAACATGGGAGTTGTCCTGGCAAAAGTTAAAGCTATATCGCCAATCTATGCTGTGATAGAAGTAGACCAAAACGATATAAGTTCTT
This genomic window from Desulfitobacterium chlororespirans DSM 11544 contains:
- a CDS encoding type II toxin-antitoxin system Phd/YefM family antitoxin, coding for MPQIRPITDLRNTNDISDLCHAKKEPIFITKNGYGDLVIMSIETFDAMLEGRELDTAIAEAEAEYTSDHQLVDAREALSKLKRKHFGK
- a CDS encoding type II toxin-antitoxin system RelE/ParE family toxin encodes the protein MENKYAVKLLPRVYRDLDGIYAYIAETLTEPVIALKLLDSLEEAIFSLESIPQRGVLRKTGAYADRGYRQIFVGNFTVLYRIEETKKHVLIVTVRYSRSQF
- a CDS encoding MGDG synthase family glycosyltransferase; amino-acid sequence: MSNSRVLVISAAFGAGHIRAAEAVIEAIWAKRPNTEIYHADFGAFLNKAFHLVIKTAYIDMIKYTPKLWGEFYYRTSDIPSDSLFQRFLNGLGRQEFISYIHSVQPDLIVCTYPTIAGVLAQLKEKRLLTVPLAAVVTDYAIHNQWVHQGVDLYLVGSQEVADGLAQRGIDPGCLKVTGIPVSPKFEIKLDREELAGKFGLDPDQPTILVMGGAYGVLDNAAGICRLIMQNKLPVQLLIVCGRDKRLYSTLEPLVRKAENRVLLFEFVENVEELMTVSDLMITKAGGLTVSEALTKQLPMVIYKPIPGQEKANSEFLRRVGTGKIAATEGELLQILTHLLENPEEIKVMSHAAAKLPRRTAETAADYLLELFRQRNRVRKVG
- a CDS encoding TVP38/TMEM64 family protein, giving the protein MMQNKLLNVKNLQTKGSGAAFLITGVFLTLLVAFLYFDRSSELSAVIQNLGAAGMLLAVMLMAVFCLTPIPSEGLVVVFLKIYGIYLGTFLAWLGCNLSTLVIFFAARHYGQLFFKKLLTPERFKLVDSWVNDKGTWGLFIARLLPLPAFIVNYAAGMIPSIKLWPYFWTAALSIIPYYVGTALVYLGITAKMWIWLVIGGAAILIFWSVSYLLNRKSLKVG
- a CDS encoding TetR/AcrR family transcriptional regulator, whose amino-acid sequence is MNDTREHILKVAFNLFLVKSYKEVTMAELVEKTGMSKGAFYYYFKSKEQLFLEAIKSCMSSITPDFSIFDKNSLYEFYHQYVVYQNRILNSLQLYGDDLDRGLTVNYYSLVFDALKVFPSFRERLLEHEQDELKAWKEVISTAKKNGEIRSFMNDEQIAKVFIYTNDGIALRISLMKNRSEDVSDISDTLLELWDSFYMELKG
- a CDS encoding efflux RND transporter periplasmic adaptor subunit translates to MLEKIGLAIRGFKITKKKVLASVIVLILAGTGVRSFMGKTENTIAETAPNIVYVKATVAENVIEQAIISYKASLEASEEGIVSGKVSGKVVQVMFENGQYVTEGDPLIKLDDQEIRNNIASSQAQLKASENQLVSSQTGLQKMQLTVENAVRTYDRTKELFDGGAVSKVELESAETMLSNAKIDLETEKANIETAKANLTTAQIDLNNLTDSLANTTITAPITGVLDEKSVSLGQYANMGVVLAKVKAISPIYAVIEVDQNDISSLQVGQSAKVTVGSNVVKDYDGIIKSIEASADATSRVFKCKVEVANLDQALKPGIYAKVDIVSDQTSEVIAVPTNALSGNPGNYTVFVIDQGVARKRIVSIGKISKGLVEIKDGVKNGDSVIITNVNTLQDGDAVSVVTE